In Lycium ferocissimum isolate CSIRO_LF1 chromosome 11, AGI_CSIRO_Lferr_CH_V1, whole genome shotgun sequence, a single genomic region encodes these proteins:
- the LOC132035900 gene encoding protein NRT1/ PTR FAMILY 6.4-like — MVLVDNHAGKDGAENENLVDFRGNPVDKSRTGGWLAAGLILGTELSERVCVIGIAMNLVTYLVGDLHLPSSKSANIVTNFMGTLNLLGLLGGFLADAKLGRYLTVAIFASIAALGVTLLTMATTIRSMIPPACNPRKRDQCIEASGHQLALLYTALYTLALGGGGIKSNVSGFGSDQFDPSDPKENKAMIYFFNRFYFCITLGSLFAVTVLVYLQDDVGRGWGYGISAGTMVLGVAVLIGGRTLYRFKKPQGSPLTIIWRVLFLAWRKRKLSYPSDAGFLNEYHNAKVPHTHMLRCLDKAAILDDYAAENENRKNPWIVSTVTEVEEVKMVLKLIPIWSTSILFWTVYSQMNTFTIEQATVMNRNVGNFAIPAGSFSVVLFISILLFTSMNERVTVRIARKITHKSQGITSLQRVGIGLLLATAGMVASALVERRRRLHAIHDHFKIRAFWLVPQFFIVGAGEAFAYVGQLEFFIREAPERMKSMSTGLFLSSVSMGYFLSSLLVSLVQAATKGRWLKSNLNKGKLDLFYWMLAVLGVINFLIFIFFSMKHKYKDQNVSSLGDSAKELGSWKDLTLDNKEKKLGAQEKEEA; from the exons ATG GTTTTGGTTGATAACCATGCTGGTAAAGATGGTGCAGAAAATGAAAATCTGGTTGATTTTAGAGGAAATCCGGTTGATAAGTCTCGAACCGGGGGATGGCTAGCTGCAGGACTCATCCTAG GAACCGAGCTATCAGAAAGGGTATGTGTCATAGGGATAGCAATGAACTTAGTCACATACTTGGTCGGAGATTTACATCTTCCATCCTCCAAATCTGCCAACATTGTCACCAACTTCATGGGCACACTTAATCTTCTTGGTCTTCTAGGTGGTTTCCTGGCAGATGCTAAACTTGGCCGTTATTTGACTGTTGCAATCTTTGCTTCAATTGCTGCTTTG GGAGTAACACTGTTGACAATGGCAACAACCATTCGAAGCATGATCCCCCCTGCATGTAACCCAAGAAAACGTGATCAATGCATTGAAGCCAGCGGCCATCAACTTGCTCTTCTCTATACGGCACTATACACCCTAGCTCTTGGTGGCGGTGGAATCAAGTCAAATGTTTCCGGGTTTGGGTCAGACCAATTTGACCCATCAGATCCTAAGGAAAACAAGGCCATGATATACTTCTTCAACAGGTTTTATTTCTGCATAACCCTTGGTTCTTTGTTTGCAGTGACTGtgttggtgtatttacaagaCGATGTAGGAAGAGGATGGGGATATGGAATATCAGCAGGCACGATGGTCCTGGGAGTGGCTGTATTGATTGGTGGAAGAACATTGTATAGATTCAAGAAGCCTCAAGGAAGTCCTTTGACTATCATATGGAGGGTTCTGTTCTTGGCTTGGAGGAAGAGAAAGCTTTCCTATCCTTCTGATGCTGGCTTTTTGAACGAATATCACAACGCAAAAGTCCCACATACACATATGCTGAG GTGTCTTGACAAGGCAGCCATTCTTGATGACTATGCAGCTGAAAATGAAAACAGGAAGAACCCTTGGATAGTTTCAACAGTTACAGAAGTTGAAGAAGTGAAAATGGTGCTTAAACTGATTCCCATATGGTCCACGTCCATACTTTTTTGGACAGTATACTCTCAAATGAATACCTTCACCATTGAACAAGCTACCGTCATGAATCGGAATGTCGGCAACTTTGCCATCCCTGCAGGGTCCTTTTCGGTCGTTCTCTTTATTAGCATACTTCTCTTCACTTCCATGAATGAAAGGGTCACTGTACGTATTGCCAGAAAAATCACTCACAAAAGCCAAGGAATCACAAGCCTTCAGAGAGTTGGAATTGGACTATTACTCGCTACAGCTGGTATGGTAGCTTCAGCTCTGGTGGAAAGACGAAGGAGGTTACATGCCATCCACGACCACTTCAAAATAAGAGCTTTTTGGTTAGTCCCTCAATTCTTCATTGTAGGTGCTGGGGAAGCTTTTGCCTATGTAGGTCAGCTAGAATTTTTCATCAGGGAGGCACCAGAAAGGATGAAATCTATGAGCACAGGCCTATTTCTCAGCTCAGTCTCAATGGGATATTTCTTGAGTAGCTTGCTAGTGTCCCTTGTACAGGCAGCAACAAAAGGAAGATGGCTTAAAAGCAATTTGAACAAAGGAAAGCTGGATCTCTTCTACTGGATGCTAGCAGTTCTTGgagtaattaatttcttgattttcatttttttctcaatgAAACACAAATACAAGGACCAGAACGTTAGCAGTCTTGGGGATTCGGCAAAAGAGCTCGGAAGCTGGAAGGATTTGACCCTCGACAACAAGGAAAAGAAACTCGGAGCACAGGAGAAGGAGGAAGCTTAA